One segment of Solanum stenotomum isolate F172 chromosome 1, ASM1918654v1, whole genome shotgun sequence DNA contains the following:
- the LOC125846044 gene encoding F-box protein CPR1-like produces the protein MAMSRKLPDEMIEEIVSRMPVKSLILISDVSQSLHSLHINPNPQNEIDAISTELSFQGKWKKIVGSYNGLVLVLNEEDVAFLINPTTLEYHRIPNSPLALPKRGTSTAYALGYDFSSDDYKVINFFCYRGVLEGDLFCTFVDVYSARMSFWRRLESISHNGAIPIHGFGVFLNGALHWLAGKYYCSPSVIVVVNLTDEELFEVPIPTITTTSLLHVYGIVALKGCLCVLGNRISENEIDVWMMKNYGVVESWTKFCVVKNTSPFCPTPVCLMSGDDIILAAPGKAKFIIYNKKNEQERDECLWKNF, from the exons ATGGCAATGAGCAGAAAGTTGCCTGATGAAATGATAGAAGAGATAGTCTCCCGGATGCCTGTAAAATCG CTTATTCTTATCTCTGATGTTTCTCAATCTCTTCACTCTCTTCATATTAACCCTAACCCCCAAAATGAAATTGATGCAATTTCAACCGAGCTTAGTTTTCAGggaaaatggaagaaaattgtTGGTTCATATAATGGCTTGGTATTGGTGTTGAATGAGGAAGATGTTGCATTTTTAATCAACCCCACAACCTTAGAATACCATAGAATTCCAAACTCTCCTCTGGCTCTTCCAAAGCGTGGTACCTCTACCGCGTATGCCCTTGGGTATGATTTTTCTAGTGATGATTATAaggttattaattttttttgttatagaGGTGTACTTGAAGGTGACCTTTTCTGTACATTTGTGGATGTCTACTCCGCGAGAATGAGTTTTTGGAGGAGACTTGAGAGTATATCTCATAATGGTGCAATTCCTATTCACGGTTTTGGAGTTTTCCTAAATGGGGCATTGCATTGGCTGGCTGGTAAATATTATTGTTCTCCATCTgtaattgttgttgttaatCTAACTGATGAGGAATTATTCGAGGTGCCTATACCTACCATTACTACTACTTCTCTTTTGCACGTTTATGGAATTGTGGCTCTTAAAGGGTGTCTTTGTGTATTGGGTAATAGAATAagtgaaaatgaaattgatgttTGGATGATGAAAAATTATGGGGTTGTGGAGTCGTGGACCAAATTTTGTGTTGTAAAAAACACTTCCCCTTTTTGTCCCACACCCGTGTGTTTAATGAGTGGCGATGACATCATATTAGCTGCGCCTGGGAAAGCGAAGTTTATTATCTACAATAAGAAAAACGAACAAGAGAGAGATGAATGTTTATGGAAAAACTTCTAA